Proteins from a genomic interval of Papaver somniferum cultivar HN1 chromosome 4, ASM357369v1, whole genome shotgun sequence:
- the LOC113362811 gene encoding acyltransferase-like protein At1g54570, chloroplastic: MAAANLYSTVNLKLSNSFHKNSTNFRHKPISSLFAEPTRTAFEKSETGRRRRILKASILDEFEIERLSVKDYLERSIDLIKPDGGPPRWFSPVESNSSGGGVRFEDSPLLLYLPGLDGVGLGLIMHHQRLGKMFDVWCLHIPVMDRTPFEDHVQLVERTIKSENASAPYRPIYLVGESLGGCLALAVAARNPDIDLMVILANPATSFNKSPMQPILPLLEVIPEQLHAGLPYFLGFVTGDPFKMAMAVVEKGLPLQQAVGELSESVVAMLPSLSVLADILPRESLLWKLQMLRSASSFANSRLHAVKAEVLVLASGKDQLIPSQEEAERLFHMLPACQIRNFAESGHTLFMEDGFDLVTVIKGAGFYRRTKKLDYVSDFMHPNQSEVTKMYDSYRWVDVAANPVMLSTLENGEVVKGLGGIPSDGPVVYVGYHMLLGLELGPLVSRFLAEKNILLRGIAHPMMFAKIWERSLPDSSSFDVYRIMGGVPVSANNFYRLLSKKSHVLLYPGGVREALHRKGEAYKLFWPSQSEFVRMAANFGAKIVPFGVVGEDDLFDVVFDYDDYMKFPWSKAWVEDLNNGRVRKLRNEAKGEVTEEDLHFPGILPKIPGRFYFLFGKLIETEGRNEELRDKEKAHELYLHVKSEVERQIEYLKDKRENDPYRTLLSRLIYQASHGFTSEIPTFEV; the protein is encoded by the exons ATGGCGGCAGCGAATCTTTATTCAACAGTGAATCTCAAGTTGTCTAACTCATTTCACAAGAATTCTACAAATTTCAGACACAAACCAATTTCATCTCTGTTCGCTGAACCAACCAGAACTGCTTTCGAAAAATCTGAAacggggagaagaagaagaattttgaaagcatcAATATTAGATGAATTTGAGATCGAACGATTAAGTGTTAAAGATTATCTAGAAAGATCAATAGATTTGATAAAACCAGATGGTGGTCCTCCTCGTTGGTTTTCACCTGTAGAGAGTAATAGTAGTGGTGGTGGCGTTAGGTTTGAGGATTCTCCGCTGCTTCTTTATTTACCTG GTTTAGATGGGGTGGGGTTAGGACTAATAATGCATCATCAGAGATTGGGGAA GATGTTTGATGTATGGTGCTTGCATATTCCGGTTATGGATAGGACACCATTTGAAG ATCATGTGCAGCTTGTAGAAAGAACAATCAAATCGGAGAACGCAAGTGCACCATATAGACCTATATATCTTGTTGGAGAATCTCTTGGCGGATGTCTTGCACTAGCAGTTGCAGCCCGTAATCCGGATATCGATCTTATGGTAATATTGGCTAATCCAG CTACATCCTTCAACAAGTCGCCAATGCAGCCTATTTTACCTCTGCTGGAAGTCATACCAGAGCAACTGCACGCCGGCCTACCGTATTTTCTAGGTTTTGTTACAG GTGATCCCTTCAAGATGGCAATGGCTGTTGTGGAGAAAGGACTTCCTCTTCAACAAGCAGTTGGAGAACTATCAGAAAGTGTTGTTGCAATGTTACCATCCCTTTCT GTTCTTGCTGATATTTTACCTAGAGAATCACTTCTATGGAAGCTCCAAATGCTTAGATCTGCTTCTTCCTTTGCCAACTCTCGTCTTCATGCTGTTAAAGCAGAAGTGCTGGTTCTTGCCAG TGGGAAAGATCAGTTGATACCTAGTCAAGAGGAAGCTGAGAGACTTTTTCACATGCTTCCAGCATGCCAAATTCGTAACTTCGCAGAAAGTGGACACACCCTTTTCATG GAAGATGGATTTGATTTGGTTACAGTCATTAAGGGTGCTGGTTTCTATCGCCGTACGAAGAAGCTTGATTATGTCTCAGATTTTATGCATCCAAACCAGTCTGAGGTCACAAAAATGTATGATTCATACAG ATGGGTTGATGTGGCCGCTAATCCTGTGATGCTGTCAACATTGGAAAATGGAGAAGTTGTTAAGGGTCTTGGAGGTATTCCCAGTGATGGACCAGTTGTGTATGTTGGCTATCACATGTTACTTGGGTTAGAATTGGGTCCTCTTGTATCCAGATTCTTGGCCGAGAAGAATATTCTGTTGAGAGGGATTGCTCATCCAATGATGTTTGCAAAAATTTGGGAACGAAGTTTACCAGATTCGTCATCGTTCGACGTATACAGGATTATGGGAGGAGTTCCAGTTTCAGCAAATAACTTCTATCGACTCCTCTCTAAGAAATCTCATGTTCTACTCTACCCAGGAGGGGTACGTGAAGCTCTGCACAGAAAG GGTGAAGCGTACAAGTTATTCTGGCCGTCACAATCTGAATTTGTCAGGATGGCTGCTAACTTTGGGGCAAAAATTGTGCCCTTCGGTGTCGTTGGAGAAGATGATTTATTTGAT GTGGTTTTTGATTACGATGACTACATGAAGTTTCCTTGGTCCAAGGCATGGGTTGAAGATCTTAACAATGGACGTGTTAGGAAACTGAG GAATGAAGCTAAAGGAGAGGTTACAGAAGAAGACCTCCACTTTCCTGGGATACTTCCGAAAATTCCAGGACGATTTTACTTCTTGTTTGGAAAGCTGATTGAAACTGAAG GGAGAAATGAGGAGCTAAGGGACAAGGAAAAGGCTCATGAGTTGTACTTACATGTCAAATCTGAAGTCGAACGACAAATCGAGTATTTGAAGGATAAAAGAGAAAATGATCCATACAGAACTTTGTTATCCAGGCTAATTTATCAAGCCAGTCATGGATTTACATCCGAAATTCCGACGTTTGAAGTTTGA
- the LOC113362812 gene encoding putative F-box/FBD/LRR-repeat protein At1g78760, giving the protein MIRSRKQLLDEPLRMDVGDDRISELPDSLIHLMISFLPIKNVVRTAVLSRRWKNLWLSFPFLDFSKWKSPTVMEDDEEEEEAVVLETEKFMNFLDRLMILRNMSYIHKFCLTCDNEYFDENRAKEWITTVVKCNVEELIVSMYFSLDIVSAELFTCGSLTKLVIELPETTEAELKLPESVSLPRVKILELSGFIFLDEMSTQQLFSNCPVLEALSFYYCAWDGINTISILAPRLKSFILVGATTSKMEFVKLKIDAPNLKFIRYHDSAPVEFVTGSFPSLVGAGICLCYSNDDSLDPLSNFLVKLSNVQLLKLSCGAFHVIEFANVLSTSFPTLDSLLYLEMVDYQVSTILKFLQFSPNLITLVIDEVFYIDNEDALALDTVPHCLLLHLKSIEIQKFEGQPEELNFVKYILGNARVLEKLILESETTSGSFVDLKKKTEIMEQLLIFPRASANCEVKYSSS; this is encoded by the exons ATGATAAGAAGTAGAAAGCAACTTCTCGATGAACCTTTGAG AATGGATGTGGGAGATGATAGGATTAGTGAATTGCCTGATTCCCTCATTCATCTTATGATATCATTTCTTCCCATAAAAAATGTGGTTCGGACCGCTGTTTTATCTCGAAGATGGAAGAATCTTTGGTTATCTTTTCCCTTCCTTGATTTTAGTAAATGGAAATCTCCTACGGTTATggaagacgatgaagaagaagaagaagctgttgTCTTGGAGACCGAGAAGTTTATGAATTTCTTGGACAGATTAATGATTCTTCGCAACATGTCATACATACACAAATTCTGTCTCACCTGTGACAATGAATACTTTGATGAGAACCGGGCAAAGGAATGGATCACTACTGTGGTAAAGTGTAATGTTGAAGAGCTCATTGTTTCCATGTATTTCTCACTTGACATAGTTTCAGCTGAACTTTTCACTTGTGGTTCACTGACTAAATTGGTCATTGAGCTTCCAGAAACTACTGAAGCCGAATTAAAGCTTCCAGAATCTGTTTCTTTGCCAAGAGTTAAGATCCTTGAGCTTTCGGGTTTTATATTTCTGGATGAGATGTCTACTCAACAGCTCTTTTCAAATTGTCCGGTACTTGAAGCATTGAGTTTTTACTATTGTGCTTGGGATGGGATAAACACCATAAGTATTTTAGCTCCTAGACTGAAGTCATTTATCCTAGTTGGTGCTACAACAAGTAAAATGGAGTTTGTCAAGCTTAAGATTGATGCACCAAATCTAAAGTTCATCAGATACCACGATTCGGCACCAGTGGAGTTTGTCACTGGGAGTTTTCCATCCCTAGTTGGTGCAGGTATATGCTTATGTTATTCAAATGACGACAGCTTGGATCCGTTATCTAATTTTTTGGTGAAGCTTTCCAATGTACAGCTCCTGAAATTATCATGTGGCGCCTTTCAT GTTATTGAGTTTGCAAATGTTCTCTCCACAAGTTTCCCTACCCTGGATAGTTTGCTCTATTTGGAAATGGTGGACTATCAAGTTAGCACAATACTCAAATTTCTACAATTCTCTCCGAATTTGATTACACTCGTCATTGATGAG GTTTTTTatattgacaatgaggatgcTTTAGCATTAGATACAGTGCCTCATTGCTTGTTGCTACACCTCAAGTCAATTGAAATTCAAAAGTTTGAAGGGCAACCAGAGGAGCTGAACTTTGTTAAATATATTTTGGGGAATGCCAGAGTTCTTGAAAAGTTGATTCTTGAAAGTGAAACTACTTCAGGTTCTTTTgtagatttgaagaagaaaacagaAATCATGGAGCAGTTACTAATATTTCCGAGGGCTTCAGCAAATTGTGAGGTCAAGTATTCAAGTTCCTAA